The window tccccgagggtatcaccagcccagtaatcaacattcggtgttgacatgaatatcaataatgtggtcatttttataattttcttgtttacaaaactttgaattttttgaaaaactaaggattttcttatcccaggcatagattaccttagccgtatttggcacatctttttggaatttttgatcttcaactttgtacttgtttggctttataaatatttgatatgagcgtcactgatgagtcttatgtagacgaaacgcgcgtctagcgtactaaattataatcctggtacctttgataattattataacattattttcattttacagaTCTCTAGTCGGATTGTTTTAATATAATACCATTAAATTTATGTGCACATTTTGAAATGATTATATACCCAGAGAAGCTCAACAgcatttcaaatgaaaaataccCCATTCGAgttaataaaaagatatttagCTGCAACTGTGTTTTCGAATCTGGGAAACTTCTGTCAATTAGTTATCATCATTATTACTATTGGTATGTAATTTAATATACAAGTATATAAAAACCTATTGTCTAATCATGTAGGTTTTGTTGGAGGAGGACATTACAATGAGACTGGAGCATCACCTGAGTTCGTGTGCTTGCCGACTGACCCTAAGCTAAGAGAGACAACAGGAGGGTATGATTATGGCAGAATGTATGGAGCAGAATATGGTACAAACTTCTGGGGACAACATCCTAACCCTATCAACAACGAACTACCATGCGCCGTTTGTAGAAGCCAGCGTACGTCCACTACCATCATGATTCCAGGAAAAGACACGTGTCAGACTGGATGGAAAATTGAATACCATGGATACTTGGGATCCAGTCACCATTCATCTACTTCCGGATCAATGTATATATGTGTTGATATAAATCATCAAAGTGTACCGGTAGGGGGAAGTAGAAATGATGGCGGGAAACGTGTGGTCAATGTAGTAGCAGCATGTGGATCGCTTCAGTGTCCTCCGTATACAAATGGAGACTCATTTTCGTGTGTGGTTTGTTCAAAATAAAAGTCTTGCAATCTCATGTTTCAATAAGTTTGTATATctcttatttatatatagattatacaACTATAAGAGCCAGAAATAATCGCGATAATTATTAACTGAAAAGGACGGCgtgcattttcaaattttcaaatttagtaTTGAACGATAACTGTCTGAAGCAACGTGACAATGAGGGATAAATGATTGATTGTTATTTACTCAActtccagtggcatatatttcatgcatgctctggacaaaaataaatttaaatggaTCCAAAAGGTAGGTATGCATATGTAAGTTactttcaaacatttaaaattgcaacaGACATCCACCAGAACCTGAAAAAAgttgttggatgtgtactgattgatacttcagTCTTGGATCCATGCttttttattacttgttattTGCTTTCAACTGGGTTTCGGTaacttagtttaaacaatattttattcaaaaagtgcatgaaatataattatacaatatagatacagggattcggaaacaagaaaaactccctttaaaaaaatgagaaaaattaggATCATAGTATAAGAAACTCGTATAATCAAATTTTCAAttcacatttaacatgtttattctgTGTTTTGCCTGTTACTCAGAAGTCAGTTTGATCGAAATATGTGatcaactcatttttttttataattatggtTCATTAATATgagaaatatgtaaatgtttcaaaaataaGGTAACATTAAATCAAAGTTTCAACATCTTAATCGACATCGTCATAAAGATAATTGTTATGGACCAAATCTCCCtgtttctaaaataaatctttgtacaactttaaaaatattttctttttcctcATCACTGATGAGTTTACTACCTGATACTAATGTTTGTACATTATATATTGGTAGTGTAGAAATGGTTTGTGTCCTGATGAGTCTATAATTATGAATTTTCTAGCAGATAGTGTTTGCTGCTCTCAACTTGCCCACATTTACAGAGGCTGGaaagaacaatatttttctgGAAAAGTTGTTCATTTAAACCACAGCAGTTCAACCGGGGTCTGGCGTAAAGTATTTGGCCTTTTCTACAACCAGTATCATAATATGTAGAGACTTTCTTAGTATCtcgatttatataattttaagtgCAAATTTTGATGGATTACATCTAACATCTTGTGAAAGCCTGTTTCATTCACGAATAACAGATGGTAGTAACTTCATGACCTCTCAATAGTGTCTATTTTGCTGTAAGGATGTATAAGGTTTgcggttttgtttattgttgttctGCGTTGTATCGATCCAATGAATTAAAAAGcccatttaaaaaaagtttaaaaaaaacaaataaagttgaagagcattgaggacaaaaaagtcctaaaagtttttccaaaaacagccaaagtaatctattcctgaggtagaaaatcctttgtatttcaaaaagtaaaagttttgaaaacagttaatttaaaattatgaccatatcaatgataattcatatcaacacagaagtgcagactactgggctggtgataccgccggggaataaaaactccaccagcagtggcatcgacccagtggttatcaaaaactcatcttagataccaggattgacattttttatttgcgccagacgcgcgtttcgtctaaaaaaaagactcgtcagtgacgctcgaataaaaaaaaaagtaaaataaaatgccaaataaagtacgaagttgtagaGCATCTAGACCAactattcctaaaagttttaccaagtGCAGCTACTGTAATCTATTCCTTAGGTAGAAAAGACTTCGTATTTAAAGaaatcaaagttttgaaaacattgCATATAACTTATGGCCATAgcaatgataatttatgtcaacacagaagtgcagACTTttaggctggtgataccatcggggaatacaaactccaccagcaatggcatcgaccaagtggttatTTATAAACTCAACATTGATAAcagtattgaaattttgtatttgcaccaaaagcgcgtttcgtctacagcaGACTCTGCCGTgaaactcaaataaaaaaattattaaaaaacaaacgccaaagttgaagagcattagggatcaacaattactgtttttctaaatacagctaaggtattc of the Mytilus galloprovincialis chromosome 8, xbMytGall1.hap1.1, whole genome shotgun sequence genome contains:
- the LOC143043199 gene encoding uncharacterized protein LOC143043199, with amino-acid sequence MTILLLLTIYSFLNASLSEKRLLIDEPDVLAQRLGILETLVHQQAETIKQQSDTISNLTSILSVLQDSIGSTFVHWGRSDCQSKDTELVYPGFVGGGHYNETGASPEFVCLPTDPKLRETTGGYDYGRMYGAEYGTNFWGQHPNPINNELPCAVCRSQRTSTTIMIPGKDTCQTGWKIEYHGYLGSSHHSSTSGSMYICVDINHQSVPVGGSRNDGGKRVVNVVAACGSLQCPPYTNGDSFSCVVCSK